The genomic region TACTTTTCAGCAGGCAGTAATCCTACGGCACCTGGGGGTTTGCCGATCAGTGCATCTCCCACAATCATAATCCCCCGCCCTCTATCAATGAACAAAGCGGACTCTCCAGGAGACTTCTGATCCTTCAGCTGCAGGGCCCAAATCCCGCCCGGAAGGAGCTCGCCATCTTTGTAGGTCTTTGTCGGCTTCATCTCGGTCAGACCGGCATCAGCGTCCGGCAGATACAATTGACAACCGAACTCACGTTGATACGTTGATGCTTCTCGGAGATGATCACGGTTTGTGATGAGAATGTAATCGATCGGCGCGTGACGCCGAACAGTCGCGCTGGCCTCACCGGACATCGGAGGTGGGTCGACCAGAATCTTGTGCTCACCGATCGTCAAAAAGAGGCCGTTGAAATTAAGCTGCTTCTCGTCTGAAAACCACGACCACTGCCAGATACCGGGCAAGATTTGTTTCATGTCAACACACAGCGTCTTACCGAATGAAATTCATGACACGACACAGGACTTATAGAGCTGCAAGCGCGTCTTGAATCGTCTTCGTGACTTTGGTCTGGATGCTTGCCTCATTAGGTAAATCAATCATGTCGTCTTCAGGTACCGTGATAAATCTTCGGTTAGCCGCCTTCGTCAAGGAGATCAGGAACATGCTATTGGATGGAGTGGTCGGGATCACGACTTGCACGGACCCGTCAATGCTCTGCACCACTTCCATAAATTTTCGTTTTCCGGCCTCTAATTCATCTTCGTCCATGTTCCCCTCTTGTTCCAGACCACAGCCTGACTCGCTACATTTTATCTGTCCTGCTCTCAACTAGCTTGTCCACCTCCGCGATAATCACCTCGGCTGCAGCCAGCTCCATGTTCCCGACCCGTTGCCAGCGGATAATACCCTGCTGGTCGATCACGTACACATTGGGAATAAACTTGCCCCCGCCGTAGAGCTTGTCCGTGATCTTATCGGGGTCCAGAAGATACGGATAGGTCACCTTGACTGGGAAGCCGGACAAGAACTCACCGACTTCTCGTTTCCCATTACCCGATGAATTGACCCCAAGCACTGCCACATTCTTACCTTGCGTAGACTCATGAACCCTTTGCAATGCGCTCCCTTGCACCATACATGGGTCACAGATGTGAAAGAGTCCAAGCACGATGACTTTGCCTTTATAGGAATCGAGCGACATCGCTTCTCCCGTAACAGCGGTAAGGCCGAATACCGGTGCCTTCTCTCCTATCTGGAAGAGACCTTCGGCATAAACGGCTGGGCCGCTCAGGGCCGAGACTACCAGCCATCCCAGCGCGAATACCATCGGTATCATGTTCACCTCCCTTTCGAGAGAATCCCATACCATCGACACCAAGAAACCCTGATCATGCCGACGAACGGCATCCTACCATGACAATTTTTGAGGCAGCAACCACGCTGAAAGATCGCCACTAGTCCGTAGAAGAGCTCTCTCGCTGATTCAACATGTCTTCAAGTTGTTCTTTCGCATGGCCCTCAAATCGAACAAACTCGAGTCCAAATCGATCCTCTTCTTGCCAACGAACGATGGCAAGAGCAATGGTGATGGGAGGCCTGGCACTGGGGGGATTCAGACGAAGGGATACATGTACTCCAATGGGGAATTGGCCGGGACTCTCGACTTCACATCCGGTAATCGTCAGATTCATCACGATTCCTTGGGCGATCCTTCCCTCACTCGTGACCACAGCAGGATAGTCGACCGATATGCGAGGTCGCCCTCTTGGCTGCGGCGCATTTGGATTGTTTTCGGAAGAGGTCATATATCCGTACAGAACTCTCTCAGCGCGCTGCCTCAAAGAGCCCAAGCTGAAGTTCTTCTGCGCGGGTGAAGGGGATTGGATAGCGCTCTGTGAAACAGGCGGTGCAGTATTCAGCGGGCGTCCGTGGAGTGGACTTCAGCATTCCGTCAAGGCTGAGATAGGCCAGGCTATCAGCGGTGATGTATTTTCGAATCTCCTCGATGGAATGCTCTGAGGCGATGAGTTCCTTCTTCGTCGGCGTGTCGATCCCGTAAAAGCAAGGCGACAGAATCGGCGGTGAGCTGATCCGCATATGGACTTCTTTGGCTCCAGCTTGCCGAATCATCTTGACGATCTTACGACTCGTTGTGCCACGAACCAACGAATCATCGATGACGACGACCCGTTTCCCATCCAGCACTTCCGGCACGGCATTCAACTTCACCTTGACACCAAAATGGCGAATCGATTGCTCCGGCTCGATGAACGTCCGCCCGACATAGTGGTTGCGAATCAATCCGGTTTCAAACCTGACTCCTGCACCTTCGGAATAACCGAGTGCCGCCGGCACGCCGGAGTCCGGAACAGGGATCACCACATCAGCCGGCACCCAGGACTCGCTCGCCAACTGTCGCCCCAACGCTTTACGGATGGCATAGACGGCATTAGCCCCGAAGATTCGGCTGTCCGGCCTCGCAAAGTACACATATTCAAAGACACACATAGCCGGATCTTTCTTCGGAAACGGATGGTGGCTATCGAGTCCTTGATCGCTGATCACGATCAGTTCACCCGGTTCAACCTCACGGACATACTCGGCATCCAACAAATCGAACGCACAGGTTTCGGACGCGACAATCCAACTGCTCCGCAGACGGCCGATACACAAGGGGCGAAGCCCGTAGGGGTCACGTGCGGCGATGAGACCGTTGTCGGTCATCAACACGACCGAAAATGCCCCTCGGACCTGGTTCAACGCATCAATGATTCGTGCAAGGAAGGAACCAGCACGCGAATGCGCGATGAGGTGAATAATGACCTCGCTGTCCGATGTCGATTGAAAGATCGCCCCGTAGGCCTCCAACTCGTGTCGAAGCATCTGAGCGTTGATGAGGTTTCCGTTGTGAGCTAACGCGAGGTTGCCTAATGCGAAGTTGACGGTGAGCGGTTGCACATTCTTCAAATCGTTCCCACCAGCGGTTGAGTAGCGATTATGCCCGATCGCCATGTGCCCAGGCAGCTTCTCCAACACTGATTTATGAAAGATATCGGCAACCAGCCCCATACCCTTCTGTATGGAGAATTGCTCCCCATCGCCCGCCGCGATTCCGGATGCCTCTTGCCCACGATGCTGGAGGGCATACAGGCCCAAATAGGTGAGATTGGCAGCCTCCTCATGGCCAAAAACCCCAAAGACGGCACATTCGTCGTGAAACTTATCGGGCGATATCATCGGGAGTTCGCGGTTCATAACCCCTCGCCATCTGATCCACTCAACTACGCTTCATGGACCGTTCGTTCTAGGGAGAAGGCCCACCGGTCATGCAGCGTCGCAACCGGCTGATCAATTACTTTTTCCGTGGAATGTTCATCCCCCACATACATGATCAAACGGTTTCCTGAAATCGACCCAATCACTTCAACAGGCACCCCATGCTGAGTCGCCCGGTCAAGAATGGATTGACGGTTGACCGGCTTGGCAGATATCACGACTCTTGACTGACTTTCGCCGAAAAGAACGGCGTCTTTCCTCAGCCGGCCTCTCGTCAATTTTACCACAGCGCCTAGATGCTGCTCGGCTCCGGACATGCAACATTCAGCCAAGGTAACGGCAAGACCGCCTTCCGAGCAGTCGTGTGCGGACTGAATCAACCCCTCATGAATCAGTGAAAGGACACAGTCGTGCAACGCCTTTTCCTTCTCGAGACTCAGGTATGGCGGTGATCCCTGTTCGCGTGCGTGAACGACTTTGAGATATTCAGTCCCGCCCAAGTCCTCCCGCGAGGTACCAAGCAAGAGGACATCGTCCCCTTCCTCCTTGAACCACTGAGTCATCGTTCGTTCTGAATTCTCGATCAGCCCCACCATGCCCAACATCGGGGTGGGATAGATCGAAAGCCCGTTGGTCTCGTTATAAAAACTCACGTTCCCACTTACAATCGGGATCTGGAAATGCTCACAGGCGTCTTTCATCCCTTCGATCGCCATCACGAACTGCCACATGATATCGGGACGTTCCGGATTCCCGAAATTCAAGCAATCGGTCAGACCGATTGGAATTGCGCCGGAACAGGCCAGATTGCGCGCTGCCTCAGCCACAGCAAGCCGAGCTCCTTCGTAGGGGTGCAGGAGACAATAGCGACTGTTGCAATCGACCGTCATAGCCACGGCCTTATTCGTCCCCTTGATCCTTAACACCGCTGCGTCCGAGCCTGGGCGAACCAGGGTGTTTGTACGCACCATATGATCATACTGCTCATACACCCACCGTTTACTGGCGATGGTCGGCGATTCCAATAAGGCCAGCAACGCCGCGTTCGCATCTTTTACATCGGGGATGGCATCGTAATTCAGGTTCGTCAACATATCCTGGTAAGAGGGTGGCTGGTAGGGCCGTTCATACCGCGGACCATCATCAGCCAGCGCTTTGGCCGGGATTTCGGCGACAACCTTCCCTTGGTCCTTCACACGCAAGATTCCATCTTCCGTTACCTTCCCGACCACCGCTACATCCAAGTCCCATTTTCGGCAAATGGCGACACATTCATCTTCCTTGCCCGCTTTCGCAACCATCAACATCCGTTCTTGGGACTCGGACAGCATGATCTCGTAAGGCGTCATTCCCGGCTCACGTCGAGGCACCTCGGTCAGATCCAGTTCGATCCCATTTCCCGCCCGCGAAGCCATTTCGCAAGAAGAGCTGGTCAGACCTGCAGCACCCATGTCCTGAATCCCAACCAGCACATCGCCTTCCATCAATTCGAGACAAGCTTCCAAGAGCAATTTCTCAGTAAAGGGATCGCCGACCTGCACCGTGGGACGCTTCTGCTCGGATTCATCATCGAATGAATCCGACGCCATCGTCGCCCCATGAATTCCATCTCGGCCCGTCTTCGAGCCGAAATAGATAACGGGATTACCGACCCCCGCCGCGGTGCCGCGGAAGATCTTGTCTTTGTGGGCCACCCCCAGACAGAACACATTGACCAACGGATTGAGCGCATAGATGTCGTTGAACACGATCTCCCCGCCCACCGTCGGAACTCCCATGCAATTCCCGTAACCGGCAATGCCGGAGACGACTCCTCTCATGAGGTGACGACTTTTCGGCGTGTGCAATTCTCCGAACCGCAATGAGTCAAGCAACGCAATCGGCCGCGCCCCCATCGTAAAGATGTCGCGCAAGATACCGCCTACCCCCGTAGCCGCCCCTTGATAGGGCTCGATAAACGATGGGTGGTTGTGTGATTCCATCTTGAACACTACGCACAACCCATCACCGATATCGATGGCTCCGGCGTTCTCGCCCGGCCCCTGCACCACACGAGGTCCGGTCGTGGGCAGTTTCTTCAGGTGCACACGGGAACTTTTATAGGAACAATGCTCGGACCACATGACGGAAAACAAGCCGAGTTCTGTCAGGTTTGGCTCACGCCCGAGTATCTGAACGATTTTTTGGAATTCATCGCCCGTCAGATTATGCTGAGCGATGAGATCTTTGGTGATAGGCGGCATGCTGGCCTACATCATGCCTTAGCACGCAGGATGGCAAAACATGTTATCGAATGGCCTGGGCTGTCGAGACGACACGTTGCGATATGCATGTCACAGATGAGAACAGTTTACGGCACCGCTGGCGAGGCACCACAGGTGCCCCGCCAGCCCGTTGCACTCAATTAGGAAGATTGCACGCCTGATCAATGCACTTCGACTGTCACGGAGGCTTCCGCG from Nitrospira sp. harbors:
- a CDS encoding amidophosphoribosyltransferase, which translates into the protein MNRELPMISPDKFHDECAVFGVFGHEEAANLTYLGLYALQHRGQEASGIAAGDGEQFSIQKGMGLVADIFHKSVLEKLPGHMAIGHNRYSTAGGNDLKNVQPLTVNFALGNLALAHNGNLINAQMLRHELEAYGAIFQSTSDSEVIIHLIAHSRAGSFLARIIDALNQVRGAFSVVLMTDNGLIAARDPYGLRPLCIGRLRSSWIVASETCAFDLLDAEYVREVEPGELIVISDQGLDSHHPFPKKDPAMCVFEYVYFARPDSRIFGANAVYAIRKALGRQLASESWVPADVVIPVPDSGVPAALGYSEGAGVRFETGLIRNHYVGRTFIEPEQSIRHFGVKVKLNAVPEVLDGKRVVVIDDSLVRGTTSRKIVKMIRQAGAKEVHMRISSPPILSPCFYGIDTPTKKELIASEHSIEEIRKYITADSLAYLSLDGMLKSTPRTPAEYCTACFTERYPIPFTRAEELQLGLFEAAR
- a CDS encoding PilZ domain-containing protein, translated to MTSSENNPNAPQPRGRPRISVDYPAVVTSEGRIAQGIVMNLTITGCEVESPGQFPIGVHVSLRLNPPSARPPITIALAIVRWQEEDRFGLEFVRFEGHAKEQLEDMLNQRESSSTD
- the purL gene encoding phosphoribosylformylglycinamidine synthase subunit PurL — encoded protein: MPPITKDLIAQHNLTGDEFQKIVQILGREPNLTELGLFSVMWSEHCSYKSSRVHLKKLPTTGPRVVQGPGENAGAIDIGDGLCVVFKMESHNHPSFIEPYQGAATGVGGILRDIFTMGARPIALLDSLRFGELHTPKSRHLMRGVVSGIAGYGNCMGVPTVGGEIVFNDIYALNPLVNVFCLGVAHKDKIFRGTAAGVGNPVIYFGSKTGRDGIHGATMASDSFDDESEQKRPTVQVGDPFTEKLLLEACLELMEGDVLVGIQDMGAAGLTSSSCEMASRAGNGIELDLTEVPRREPGMTPYEIMLSESQERMLMVAKAGKEDECVAICRKWDLDVAVVGKVTEDGILRVKDQGKVVAEIPAKALADDGPRYERPYQPPSYQDMLTNLNYDAIPDVKDANAALLALLESPTIASKRWVYEQYDHMVRTNTLVRPGSDAAVLRIKGTNKAVAMTVDCNSRYCLLHPYEGARLAVAEAARNLACSGAIPIGLTDCLNFGNPERPDIMWQFVMAIEGMKDACEHFQIPIVSGNVSFYNETNGLSIYPTPMLGMVGLIENSERTMTQWFKEEGDDVLLLGTSREDLGGTEYLKVVHAREQGSPPYLSLEKEKALHDCVLSLIHEGLIQSAHDCSEGGLAVTLAECCMSGAEQHLGAVVKLTRGRLRKDAVLFGESQSRVVISAKPVNRQSILDRATQHGVPVEVIGSISGNRLIMYVGDEHSTEKVIDQPVATLHDRWAFSLERTVHEA
- a CDS encoding TlpA family protein disulfide reductase, with translation MIPMVFALGWLVVSALSGPAVYAEGLFQIGEKAPVFGLTAVTGEAMSLDSYKGKVIVLGLFHICDPCMVQGSALQRVHESTQGKNVAVLGVNSSGNGKREVGEFLSGFPVKVTYPYLLDPDKITDKLYGGGKFIPNVYVIDQQGIIRWQRVGNMELAAAEVIIAEVDKLVESRTDKM